A window of the Ogataea parapolymorpha DL-1 chromosome V, whole genome shotgun sequence genome harbors these coding sequences:
- a CDS encoding Integral membrane protein of the early Golgi apparatus and endoplasmic reticulum translates to MLIELLAVAGSVVGFVAVTLSIASGLYYLSELVEENTELTKRLLGRLIKSTAAYLTLLWFFDDFPLKLTIFSLFSYFIYYQNLKKFPNIDLTGSIFLATCILALLNHFLWFKHFNNPYVPTIDERLNPDFKLPHYPSFTEIASFFGLCIWLIPFGFFISLSANENTLPMSLSEVEPLQSQNNGENVKRSITLIKYLLQILTGKAKQLLNAFSLRTSGGNSSSRNPNELYI, encoded by the coding sequence ATGCTGATTGAATTGCTTGCTGTAGCAGGCTCGGTTGTGGGTTTTGTGGCGGTCACGCTCTCCATTGCGTCCGGTCTTTATTATTTGTCTGAGTTGGTAGAGGAAAACACCGAATTGACCAAAAGGCTTTTAGGTAGACTCATAAAGAGCACTGCAGCATATTTGACTCTTCTTTGGTTCTTTGATGACTTTCCCCTCAAATTGACTATATTCTCACTATTTTCATATTTCATTTATTATcagaatttgaagaaatttCCAAATATCGACCTGACAGGATCAATCTTCCTTGCTACATGTATACTGGCGCTTTTAAATCACTTCCTATGGTTCAAGCATTTCAACAATCCTTATGTCCCCACGATTGACGAAAGACTCAATCCCGACTTCAAATTGCCCCACTATCCATCATTTACAGAAATTGCATCCTTTTTTGGATTATGCATATGGTTAATACCCTTTGGATTTTTTATCTCATTGAGCGCAAATGAAAACACGTTGCCTATGAGCCTCTCCGAAGTGGAACCATTGCAATCGCAGAACAATGGAGAAAATGTTAAAAGATCAATCACTTTAATCAAGTATTTGCTCCAAATATTGACAGGTAAGGCAAAGCAACTTTTGAATGCTTTTAGCTTGAGAACATCCGGGGGAAACAGCTCTTCGCGTAACCCTAACGAGCTCTACATATGA